In a genomic window of Rhinoderma darwinii isolate aRhiDar2 chromosome 10, aRhiDar2.hap1, whole genome shotgun sequence:
- the LOC142662515 gene encoding nicotinamide N-methyltransferase-like: MMDSSPYKLYHVHGYDSRQCLEHYFSDKSDMVFGEDFLTFFIENLIQVFAVGHINGDILVDLSTGSFIHHLYSACEFFKNIIVLKVNNRCIMELKRWVDDRTGAFYWGHTSALHQEKEGNSDQFEDKEGKVRSAIQHVVKYDLEKENMTEPLVLPPADCVISVLLLDVISKDQDDYIRYLRKFSRLLNPGGHLILIGCLGGTYFTVGKDKFHALTYDEDFIRKALVGEGFIIDDCKVKERTAVSDLIDYKAVIFIAAHNEK, translated from the exons ATGATGGATTCCAGTCCCTATAAGCTCTATCATGTACATGGATATGATTCCAGACAATGTCTGGAGCATTACTTTTCAGATAAATCTGACATGGTCTTTGGAGAAGACTTCTTGACATTTTTTATTGAGAATCTTATACAAGTTTTCGCAGTGG GTCATATTAATGGAGACATCTTGGTTGACCTCAGTACTGGATCCTTCATTCATCATCTATATTCAGCCTGTGagtttttcaaaaacatcatagtGCTGAAGGTCAATAACAGATGCATCATGGAGCTGAAGAGATGGGTGGACGACCGTACGGGAGCATTTTATTGGGGCCATACATCAGCACTTCATCAAGAGAAAGAAGGAAACAG tgatCAGTTTGAGGACAAAGAAGGAAAAGTGAGATCAGCCATTCAACATGTTGTGAAATACGACCTGGAGAAAGAGAATATGACAGAGCCGCTGGTCTTACCACCAGCCGATTGTGTCATCAGTGTTCTGCTCCTGGACGTTATCAGCAAAGATCAAGATGATTACATCAGATATCTGAGGAAGTTCTCTAGGCTGCTGAATCCTGGAGGACACCTCATATTAATTGGGTGTTTAGGTGGAACATATTTTACAGTTGGGAAAGACAAGTTCCATGCTCTCACATATGATGAGGATTTCATCAGGAAAGCTTTAGTTGGAGAAGGTTTTATCATTGATGACTGTAAGGTCAAGGAGAGAACGGCTGTCAGTGACCTTATTGACTATAAGGCCGTCATATTCATTGCAGCTCACAATGAAAAGTAG